In Lactuca sativa cultivar Salinas chromosome 5, Lsat_Salinas_v11, whole genome shotgun sequence, the DNA window AACAAAGAagtgattgagttgcatgaatatcttcttgattacttgattcatatagttttatgaatataagattgtatgcctaggaatagtgaatatgaaactagggttaactataaaatatgtaaatcaatgtgtgagcatgtgtgatgaacatctatacatgagttgattgaattgaacaaatttgattaactattattataagtcttgcttgatacaaattgaacactaggaaacttgttaatttaatcacttgatcagtgtttgaattaacttgtctactaaaggattggtaataatgaacatgaacccaatcatattaggaatcggtaaccattgatgtattaattcattgcacttgccacgaaatcgaccataggaataagtgaatcgaatctaaacaaaagtctcttttatcattgaatctagttgtcctttcttattcttctttgttgttaattgtctttgtttgagTTTTAAAGTGcttgattaagtttctagtcttgaaaaactagagaaaccccccccccccccccctcctcttttattaattgtttttaattaggtaatactagtatttaatttgattgttaccgttccctgtgttcgataccctacttgcttaaactaaactactatcgataggtacactgcctgcaTGTGTTTGTTTACATTTgagtttgttaggattaaaactagtttgttttaaacacatcaagtttttggcgccgttgtcggggaacggttctaataaTTATATTGTTTGCTGGTATTATCGATCATTTGTGTTAGATCTTTCTTGCATAAAGTTACCTGTTTTCAGTTCGTATTAATTTTCTATAATTTTGcattaaactcgtcgagtttagtcTTAAAACTCATCGAGTTTATTCTTCTATTGACAGTTTCTTAAATTCTTCGTTTTTGTTCGTTTTACGCTtgtttttctgttttatttcagGTTTGTATGACCCGAAGCTCCGGTTCTACACTAGAGCCACTCGTAGATGACACGAAGTTGATTATTCGCAAACAAAGAGGAAAATAAATCGAGTCCGACACATCCATGTTTGGTGAATAAAGCAATTCCGATCAATGAGATAATATGGCCGACATCGCCGACATACTGATGGGAGATTACAAGAAGCGCATAAGAGATGGTACCGGGCCGGGACTCGTGCAACCTGCAATCCCATCTACCACCAATTTTGAGTTGAAGGGTCACATCCTCGCACAACTAAAAGACATTCCATTCCATGGAAAGGAGCATGAAGATGCTTACAAGCATATTGAAGAAGTTATGGACATTGCTGACTATTTCCACATGCCAAATGTGCCTCGCGATACTGTTTTACTACGGATGTTACCGGTTACATTCAAAGGATCCGCGAAGGAATGGTTGAAATATTTACCCCCCGGATCCATTACAACATGGCAAAAGATGCGCGAGGAGTTCATTGACCAATTTTGTCCACCTTCTAAGATTGCAAAATTGAAGAAAGCAATTGCTAACTTTGAGCAATTCCCGGGAGAATCACTTTATGAGGCGTGGGAGAGATATAAGGGGTTAATAAGAAATTGCCCTCAAAACGACCTAAACGTGCAAAAAGAGgtttccatcttttatgatggcaTGAACGTCACAACGAGGCAATTACTAGACTCCCAAGGACCCCTCACGAAGAAAGCACCAGCTGTCATTAAAACATTGGTAGAAGAATTCTCCAATCATTCAAGAGAATACCATAATCCAAGGAACGATACAGCTA includes these proteins:
- the LOC111890634 gene encoding uncharacterized protein LOC111890634, whose amino-acid sequence is MADIADILMGDYKKRIRDGTGPGLVQPAIPSTTNFELKGHILAQLKDIPFHGKEHEDAYKHIEEVMDIADYFHMPNVPRDTVLLRMLPVTFKGSAKEWLKYLPPGSITTWQKMREEFIDQFCPPSKIAKLKKAIANFEQFPGESLYEAWERYKGLIRNCPQNDLNVQKEVSIFYDGMNVTTRQLLDSQGPLTKKAPAVIKTLVEEFSNHSREYHNPRNDTARGVVNSVSDDMVAMMAKLESMDRRMTKMDQSIHAIRVGCDNCSGPHLTKDCDLDENGNRKAQPKKKWLPYDEYKKAKEEKYRQKARGFYQKEEPVQEKKTDLEAMLTRFVSASEKRHDESDAAIRDQQKMMKEHQKMMMDQQTLLQNQQASILNIENSLGNLPSNSMKEHRVGFLVTRKKIQTARTLT